The genomic region TAAGCAGTTGcgtgcgtgcctgctaagtcacttcagtcatgtccgactctttgaaaccccacagactgtagccctcggggctcctctgtccacgggattctccaggcaagagtacccgagtgggttgccatgttctcctccaggggatcttctcaacccagggatgaaacccaaggctctcatgtctcctgctttggcaggtggattctttaccactagcgccacctgggaagctcgcTTTAAGCAATTCGGGAACATTTACTAGAAGGAGCTATCAAGTGCCCCAGGAAGACTATCTCAGTAAAATTCTCAAACAGAAGCCACCACTTTTTAGGCTCTGGCTACAATGTAACCACGGCACTAGGTGTCACTAACAGAAGCTGAAGGCGGGAAACATCTGCCGCCATCAAAACAGtctcatctctttctttcttcctcaaacATCCATTAActcaaagaggaaacaaaagccCATCATTAAGGACaggagactgttgagagtcccttggacggcaatgagatccaaccagtccatcctaaaggaagtcagtcctgaatattcattggagggactgatgctgaagctgaaactccaatacgttggttacctgatacgaagaactgactcttgaaaagaccctggtgctgggaaagattgaaggcgggaggagaaggggacgacagaggatgagagggttggatggcatcactgactcgatggacatgagtttgagtaaactctgggagttggtgatggacagggaggcctggcgtgctgcagtccatggggtcgcaaagagtcagacacaactgagcgactgaactgactgactgaggccAGTTTGGAAAACGGCTCCATTGAGATGATACACGTCAAACTCAAGAGCTCGGCTTGCCATCTGGACCTGAAATTACACAGGAAAGGGCAGGAGAACTGCCTCTGAACCCCTCCCGTCCACCTCCCCTCCTTGCCCCCGGCTGGTCCTGGCCGCGGGGGCCCCGCCCACTGCTCAGTGCCCCCACCCACCCATGGCTCGTCCAACCTCAGACGCGGAGCTGAGCCAGCGCCCTTGCAGTTCCAGGAGCGTTTCCTTCCCGGAAGGTGCAAGGCCGGCCTCCcgtgttttattttactttatcatTATctgtcttgtttccttttctatttatttatttttcttgtttcctttagtGTCACCATCTTGTGACATCCAGtctccctttcttccctttaGTGACAGAGGCTCCCAAGTCATAGCCCGTGGCCCATGCTCTGAGGATCTCCCTGCCTTCCTGGGGGCCGGGCGTTCAGCACCCCAGGGAGGGTGGGCGGCAGAGCCAGCCTGACGGCCGGGGGTCCAGCTGCTGGAGCCTCGAGATGCAGTCAGCTGCTCTCTGCCAAAATGGCAAATGGGGGCCCTCCAGACACCGGCGGCAGGCCCCTCCTGCCTCTCCCGCCAAGGTGCTGGCAGGCGGGCTCtgaggagcagggtggggagcGGTTTGTGGACGGTGGCAGTCTCCAGTGCTCGAGGGTTCTGTCTCTGCTAGCCCACCTGCTCGTGAGGCCCCGCTTGTCTGCGCCGTCGGCCCTGGGGAGCCCTCGAGGGCACCTGGGATGGACGTGCGCAGAGCCACGGGAGAGgtcgcccccgccccccacccccagaagagCCGTCTTCCCGCCCCCGCGGGGTGCGTCTCCGCTCTCCTGCTTCAGGGGTGACTTTGCGGCTCTTGTGGCCCCGGCCGAGAGCTCGTCACACCCAGTGATCTGTGCGCAGGAGGCCGACCGGCCCCATGGGGGACCCAGTGTGCCGGGTGGGCTCCGTCCTGGCCGCGCGATGGTGCTGCCTACAGGGTCAGTGCGGCGGAGCCAGTGACAGTGCCCTCGCGAAgctgtctttaaacagaaactcaCGTGAAGCAAGGTTTCGTGTCGACCCATCAGCGAGAACACAGGGCCAGAGGCCGCAAGAGCAGCCCTGCATTTCCTAGGGAGTGGTGGGTACAGTGAGTCCAAGCTCATGGGGCAATAACAGAGAAGGGACGCTTAGGCTTGGGTGTGGCCTCTGCGTGTGTCCCTCCCTCCACGAGGCCGTGTGGCTGCACCCCCCACCCATTCTGGAGCGTCTTCCACCCCCTCACCCTTCCCCTGGTGGCAGGCACTTGGCCACCCTGACCTGACTGCTCCCAGGATGAGACTGCCCTGGGGCAGAGCCCCCTCCCTGGCTGTGTGGGCCTGGGGTCTGCACGGGTTCCAAAACCTGCTGGCCAGTCTCTGCTGGCATCAGCTCTGAGCTGACCTTGGAGCCCACTGCTCTGCAGGGCACGAGGGTGTCCGAATCTGCATTTATCTGATTCCTGGTGGGTCGACCTCCTCTGAATGGGTTAGCCTATCGGCTCTCCCCTCCGTGATTTGCCTGCTCATTTCTTCTGTTGACTTCTCCAACTTTTTTACATCCATTCCCAAAACTTGCTGATATGGCCTCAACCGCTACATCTTTGCATTTGGCCTGAGCTGGGGAGACAGTTCGGTCTTTCTCTGTGTAATAATCCAATCCCCTTTCAAGGCTCGTTTTAAAGAGATTTAACAAAATACAGATAGATGTTAAACTCACCAAACACACTTCCTCATCTGAGACGGTCAcgtcatttttctccctttggctCCTGATGGAGCTGAGCCATGTTGACCTAGGAAGTGCAAGCTGTCATTAGAACACACTGCTGGGTTCAGTTAGAAGCActttattaaaaatggaaatgtacTTGTGGTAcacacatgtgtgcctgtgtgtatacacacacctgGACATAATACccatatgcacacacacgtgcacacaaatCTGTATATGCACACACGTTtgtacacatgtgcatgcacagacctatatacacacatatacctgtCCAGATGTGTACACACAcctgtatatgcacacacacctgtacacaggtgcacacacacacacacaactgtataTGTACACGCACATGTCTCTACACACACACCTGTATATGTGCACACACCtgtgcacacatgtacactcCTTTGTGCATATACACAGCACACAcatctgtgtgtgtacatgcctCTGaccacacacacgtgtacacacacacagctgtgtgtatacatacacatgtgtctCGGCCCTGTTTGATCTCCTCTCTGCCATCTGCGTGTGCTTGTTTTGTTGTCTGGGCAGCGAGGTTGGGCCTGCCCTCTTCCGTTTCTGGAACAGCCTGTGTTGAGCAATGAGAGAGGCCTGGGGGGCGTTCTGGGGCCTTTCGTGGGGGAAGTTGTACTTTTCAAAAACACCCATTTCGATGCATTTTCAGGATGGTGTTTTGAGCACTTTCTCTGGGTGCCGTGGCCATTGTGGGAGCCCAGCGGGGGCAGGTGGCCGTGGGGGTtagtggggtgggcagggggacCTGGGAGGGCTAGCTTTACGAGAATCAGCCTGGGGGATGGCTAGGTGGGATgctggtgaggggtggggggcctggggcCGCTGGGCGTGTGCACCTGAGCTCCGCGGGGCTGCCAGCAAGGGCGGAAGGCTCTGAGAATGCGGGATGGGGCGTGGTGCCGGGGAGTGAGGGACCCCCCGTCCAGGCAGGCAGACAGGATGTGCTGCACCACCAGGATGCAGAGGGCAGTGGGAGCGGGCTCTGGAGCGagcagggaggctgggggtggcGCGTGTGACCTGGGGGTTGACCGGAGGGATTCCTGCGCTGGCCCCTCTCGGGGAGGTTCCAGCCTCTGGATGAGTGTCTGCAGCTCTCacccccctctccccagccttAGTCTCCCCATCTGACACTCCAGACACTCACCTCACTGGCTGGGGAGGCTTTGGGGGCCCTTCCTTGGTATTCCCTGCTGCTGACAGGCAGCAGAGCCCCTTCCAGCCCAAGTAGTCAGCTGAGGGCTGGGAGTCCTTGAGGCTTGCCCGTGGGTGTGGCTGAAGGCCAGGCACAGACGGCCTGAGAGAGTTTCTGGAAGGGTCAGTCCACGCGAGATGTGCCTGCTGGCCTCAAACCCAGACCAGGGAGGAAGACCGCGTTCATCCTGGGCTCAGCACTGGTGTTGCCTCCCCCAGGAAGCTTTCCTGGATGCCCCGCTGGCGTCTTTAATGACTCAGAGGCTTCTGGTGCCCACCCTGGCTCTTCCTGGAGGACAGGTGGGTGTACAGAGGCCGGAGGCACCTGGGTGTAGGTGCCAGGCGTGGGCGGCAGCCGGGAGTTCAGGACGTGACAGGGAGGCTTCTCTCGGCTCCTGGAATCAGGCCAGTGCGGCAGAGCCCACGGTGCTGAGAAGGCCCCGCGGCACGAGAACAGCCCGGTGTGGCCTGAGGCCCTCGGGTCCTGGGCGAGCCTTGATGTGAGTGCGTGTGTGGTTTCTCGTGTTGGTGgatgtgtgcacgtgtgtttcCGGCGTGTGTATCGTAGGACAGCATGCGTGCAGGTGGGTGCTCAtgctcacgtgtgtgtgtgtgcaggagcGTCGATGGTGACGTGTAGGGGGTGACGTGTGCGCGTGTGACTCTGCTGTGTGTACGAGTGCCACGTGCATGTGCCAGCGTGTGCGTGCTTGTTCGTGTGTGTGCACAAGTAGGCGTGCCTCCCCACCTGCTGTGTTCACCTGCACAAACGTGTGTGCGTGTGGGCCCCTCGAGCAAGCTCAGGTGCCCGAGCCCGTGTGCACTGTGTACACTTTCTCATGTGCCCGCGGGCACGTGTGAGGGGCCGCGCTGTGGGCACTGGCGGGCGGCCAGGCTGGACttcgcctccctccctccctgtgcaGGACCCAGCCCTGCAGCACGGAGACCTTCACCTTCACAGGCAGCGTTGTCAAGGGCCCTACACGACCCGGTGTAAATACAGCAATCCCCACTTCAGATAAATACAAGATGCATCAAAAGATTTAAGGTACCTGTTGTgtatttaaaagaattatatcTTGTTTATGGTTCAGTATAAAACGCATAGCTGATTTATACAGCGGCTGGTCCCTCGCAGAGGAAATCTCATTTCAATCATAAATGGCAGGATTTGATTTAAGAATTCATTCTTTAATGGGTCTGCAATGTTCAAATTTAAACCCATTCAATTCATCAGCCAAATATTCAATATGGGGCACAGGGAACTCATTTAGGCAAACAGAgacttttaatataaattttccgGGAGATTTCTCCATCGATTCCGCAGTTTAGTGCAAAATGATTTGTGCGATACATTCTTGAGGATCAATGCTGCCGGTCAATGGCTCCTATAAagcgcctcccccgcccccggggGTCAAGGAACTTTGGTTCTCAGGGAGCTGCCCCGACACCGGGCAGCCAATCCGCCTCTGCACTCGCCCGCCGCATTTGCCCGCTGGACCGCCTTCCCGATGTGCCGATCCGGGCAGGCACGGCCCTCACGGCTCCACACCGGCCTGCTGTCTGCCGCGCTGATGAGACCCAGGGCCCCAGTGAGACCCAGGGCTCTGATGAGGCCCAGGGCTCCGTGCCCAGGCCTCCTCACTGGACCTGGTCCGTATGGCGTAGCCACTGCAGCTTGGGCCTCAGTGCCCGGCCGTCTCAGCAAGCGAGAGTGCGTTTGGCCAGGGAGCCATCTGCCCTCTCAGACCCAGGGCACCCCTGCTGGCGGGCCTGGGGGCCACCACCCCGGGAGCTGCCTCCCGTGGCCGGTGTCTGGGTCTGAGGGTCGGTCTCCAGGACAGACGGTGGCGGCAGACAGCCTGTGGGCTGCTAGGCCTCAGGCTGGGGTGCCCCGACTGGAGTCTTCCAGCAAGAGGGCCTCAGGGGCACAGGGCCGGACCCCGCGTTCCCCACACCCAGGCCCCATCTGAGCAAGTGAACAGGTTCCTCTTCTGCACACTGGAGTGGTCTGGGTACCGGACTGCTCGTGGGGCGACTCACCTGTGCCCCCACTTTCCAGGTGAGGTGCTCGGCCTCGAATACACCCAGGGTCACAGATAGGGGTCAAAGTCACGCTGCTGGCACCAGCGGGCAAGGCTGGGCCATGCTTGGCAGCATCAGGAGGGGCAACAGGGTCGGCCACAGAGATGGGGACCCgcagcttccctggtgccctGGGGCGGGCCGGGGCTCTGAGAGCTGCCTGCTGGACACTGCAGCCGCTGTGGAGGGATTGGCTCCCAGGAGGCCAGGGGCAGCTCTCGGGCCAGGTGCTGGGCAAGACGGGCAGGGGCCGTGGGGCCGGCAGTTAGGAGGCTGGTCTGGGCAGGACTCTGGGGTGGCTGTGGGTGGGCGGGCCGGCGGAGCGGCCGGCTCACGGCACCAACTCTGAGCTGAGCGTGCGTTCTGAGCCCTGCGAGCAGCTCCTCAGGCCTGGCCCCCGTCCCCCGACCTGCGCGACCCCACAGCATGCTGCCTGTGGTCCTCCAGGCCTCTCCCCCGCCTGGTGCTGTAGGGTCCCTTGCTGCTCTGGCCCCCAGGCCGGGGCTCCCCTGGTTCCCCAGGTCACGGTCTCTGTGGACCCCTGGCGGCCCTCGTGCCCTTCCTGAGCAGGCCGTCAGTCCGTCTGTCTCTTCTCCACTTCGCTTGCTCACTCGCCCCTCACGCGTACCTGCTCTCCTCtgccctggggcttccctcgGGCAGCTCTGGGTCTGGAGGCTGGAGCCGCAGGACTAGCCCATCCGTTCCCAGGCAGAGAGGACAGCTGGCAGGCTGAGGGCAGCCGGGGCTTCCGGGGCGCAGATGGGCGTGGCTGCCCCTGGGCTCGGTGTACTGGGGTGGGTAATGGGCCGGCCCTGAGGGTCCTGGGGAAGGATGAGCCCCTGCGCCCTGCAGCCAGAAAGGGTGCCAGGGGGCTGAGGGTGGACGGGCCGCCGGGGGCTGAGGGGGATGGGCTGCCGGGGCGCTGAGAATGGATGGGCCACCGGAGGGCTGAGGGTGGACGGGCTGCTGGGGGCTGAGGGGGACAGTCTGGGGGTCATGGGTGATCGAGAGCTCAGGGAAGCCACGGGGGGTGTGGCTGAGCCTCCACCAAAGCCCAGGCTTCGAGGGAGGTGGGGTAGGTGCAGACCTGGCCTCCCTGTGAGAGTGAGAGACGCAGGGAGAGGGGCCTGCGTCCTGGTTTGGGGGGTGCTGTCTCTGCAAGGACCCCAAGGTGAAGGAGCAACGGCTGTCCTCCACTGAGCCTAGGCGTTTGCAG from Bos indicus x Bos taurus breed Angus x Brahman F1 hybrid chromosome 6, Bos_hybrid_MaternalHap_v2.0, whole genome shotgun sequence harbors:
- the LOC113894662 gene encoding vegetative cell wall protein gp1-like produces the protein MTLRESQAGTRGAVRPQTEDPKLGTGAWRDTGGGGHTRAAGQVPGRPGLHLPHLPRSLGFGGGSATPPVASLSSRSPMTPRLSPSAPSSPSTLSPPGAGAHPSPGPSGPAHYPPQYTEPRGSHAHLRPGSPGCPQPASCPLCLGTDGLVLRLQPPDPELPEGSPRAEESRAPGKLRVPISVADPVAPPDAAKHGPALPAGASSVTLTPICDPGCIRGRAPHLESGGTAPWALPHWPDSRSREKPPCHVLNSRLPPTPGTYTQPHPRASLKDSQPSADYLGWKGLCCLSAAGNTKEGPPKPPQPVRSHAPPPASLLAPEPAPTALCILVVQHILSACLDGGSLTPRHHAPSRILRAFRPCWQPRGAQVHTPSGPRPPTPHQHPT